TGCTGAACGGCGTGCCGCCGGGCGCCGACGTCGATCTGGTCGAGCACGAGCTGACCCCGGCCTTGAACGATCTCGGCGATGTCTCGGGCTGGCGCTCGACCGCACAGCGGCTCGGTCGGCCGCTCGACGCCGTCATCCATTTCGACACCGGCCTGAACCGGCTCGGCCTGACCGCCGAGGAGGCCGCGCTGCTGGCGAACGACCGCATGCGGCTGCGCGGCCTGCGCCTGGCGCTGCTGATGAGCCATCTCGTGTCGTCCGAGAAGCCGGCCGATCCCGTGAACCGCGAGCAGCTGGCCCGGTTCCGCACCTTCGTCGAGCGCATGCCCGGCGCCCCGGCGTCGTTGGCGAACTCCTCGGGCATCCTGCTCGGTCCCGACTACCACTTCGACCTGCTGCGGCCCGGGGCGGCGCTGTACGGAATCAACCCCGCCCCGGGGACCGCGAACCCGATGGCCAACGTCGCCACCTTGCGCGCGCGCGTCATCCAGCTCCGGCAAATTGATGCCCTGTCCGGGGTCGGCTACAATCATGAATGGCGGGCGGCGCGGCCGAGCAGGATCGCGGTGGTCGCCGCCGGCTACGCCGACGGATACATGCGGACGTTGACCAACCGCGGCGAGGCCGCCATCGACGGAGCGATCGTGAAGGTGGTCGGACGCATCTCGATGGACCTGATCGCGCTCGACGTCACCGACCTGCCGGAATCGGCGGTCGAACCCGGCGTCGCCGTCGAGCTGATCGGCGCGCACCAGCCGCCCGACCTGGTCGGCGAGCGCGCCCGCACCAACGGATACGAGATCCTCACCTCGCTGGGCGGGCGCTACCACCGCGAATATCTCGGGGCCGTCGCGTGACCATACCGCTGCTGACGGTCCTCGGCCGCGTCACCCTGGCCTTCCTGACGGCGGCCGGCTCGGTCACGATGTTCGCCGGCCGCGCCGTTTGGAACTGCGTGCGGCCGCCGATCTACCACCGCCAGATCCTCCGGCAGATGCTGGAGATCGGCTACTACTCGCTGCCCGTGGTCGGCCTGACGGCGATCTTCACCGGCATGGTGCTGGCGCTGCAGAGCTACACGGGTTTCGCGCGGTTCTCGGCCGAGAGCGCCATCCCCAACGTCGTCGTGGTGTCGCTGACCCGCGAGCTCGGGCCGGTGCTGGCGGGCCTGATGGTCGCCGGACGCGTCGGCGCGGCGATGGCGGCCGAGATCGGCACGATGCGCGTCACCGAGCAGATCGACGCCCTGACCACGCTGTCGACCGACCCGTTCAAGTACCTCGTCGCGCCGCGCCTGATCGCGGCCATCGTCACCCTGCCGATCCTCGTCATGGTCGCCGATTCGATCGGCATCCTCGGCGGCTACGTGGTCGGCGTCTACAAGCTCGACTTCAACTCGGCGACGTACATCCGCAACACGATCGACTTCCTCCAGTTCCAGGACGTGTTCTCGGGCCTCGTGAAGGCGGCGGTGTTCGGCTTCCTGATCGCGCTGATGGGCTGCTACCACGGCTACCACTCCAAAGGCGGTGCGCAGGGCGTCGGCGCGGCGACCACGGCCGCGGTGGTCTCGGCCTCGATCCTGATCCTGACCTTCAACTACTTCATCACCGAGCTGTTCTTCGCGCGCGCGCCATGACCACGACGCCGACCGATCCCGCCGCGCCGGCGGAACCCAAGATCAGCCTGCGCGGCGTGCGCAAGGCGTTCGGCGCCAAGAAGGTGCTCGACGGGATCGACGTCGACGTGCCGCGCGGCCAGTCGCTGGTCATCATCGGCGGCTCCGGCAGCGGCAAATCGGTGCTGATCAAGTGCGTGCTCGGCCTGATCGCTCCCGACGCCGGTTCGATCAAGATCGACGGCATGGAGACCGTCGGGATATCGGGCGGCGAGCGCACCGAGGTCATGCGCAAGTTCGGCATGCTGTTCCAGGGCGGCGCGCTGTTCGATTCGCTGTCGGTCTGGGAGAACGTGGCGTTCGGCCCGATCCAGAGCGACGGCGTCGCCCCGGCGGCCGCGAAGGAGATCGCGCTCGCCAAGCTGGCGGCGGTGGGACTGCCTCCCGAGGTCGGCGAACTGCGCCCCTCGGAGCTGTCCGGCGGCATGCAGAAGCGCGTCTCGCTGGCCCGCGCCATCGCCCGCGAGCCGGAGATCATCTTCTTCGACGAGCCGACCACCGGGCTCGATCCGATCATGTCGGACGTCATCAACGACCTGATCGTCAAATGCGTGCGCGAGCTGGGCGCGACCACGATCTCGATCACCCACGACATGCACAGCGCCCGCAAGATCGGCGACCGCATCGCCATGATCTACGAGGGCAAGCTGATCTGGCAGGGGCCGGTCGGCGACATCGACCGGTCGGGCAATCCCTACGTCGAGCAGTTCATCCACGGCAGCGCCGAGGGTCCGATCAAGATGGCGGTGCGCAAGGGCTAGGGTACGCCGGCCGGTCGATCCGCCGGCGCCGGGAATAACGGCGGCGGGGCGGTGTTCATATCGGCGGGACCGGGGCCGATGATGGCGCCGCCCGCCACGGGGGACCTTCGGCCATGCCCGCTGACAACGCCTTCCTCGCGCGACGACCGGCCGCCAAGCAGTCCAGCCTGATCAAGATTCCGGGCATCGACGAGCTGATCAAGCGGTTCATGGAGCGCGGCGCGACCGCGATCTGGAGCTTCGTCGACAAGACGGCCTTCGCCGACGATCTCCGCGCCATCGCCCGCAATCCCCATTTCATCAACCAGGGCGACCATACGCCGACCTGCGGGCCGGCGGCGTTCCTGTTCAGCCTGATCCAGGCCGACCCTGAAGCCTACGTCCGCTTCGCGATCGCGCTGTACGAGAAGGGCGAGGCGACGATCGGCACGCTCGAGATCAAGCCGAGGCGGCACCTGTTCAAGGTCGCGCCGCCGCCCGACGTGTCGCCGGCGGACTGGGTGACGATGGCGTCGATCCGCAACTCGGAGAACGCCTTCTTCCGCTTCGCCAGCATGGACGACAACGTCGCGGCGTCGGTCGCGAAGGGTTTCCTGCGGACGACGATCCGCACGGTGCTCGCGGTCGACGACAACATCGCCGGCATCACGATGCCGCGCGAGGTGTCCCGCTGGTTCAGGCGGACCGGCTTCCGCGAGGTGGTCGAACGCACCAGCGTGCTGCGCGACCGGAGCTGGAACGACGCGCTCGACGCCAGCCGCCTGCTGCAGCAGGGCCACCAGGTCGTGCTGTTCATCAACGCCAAGATGATCCAGGGCGACGCCACCAAGGGCTCGCTGATCCCCAACCACTGGGTCGGCCTCACCTCGCCCATCGCGCAGGGCCCCAACGAGACCGTGCGGTTCACGATCTTCACATGGGGCGACGGCGCCCGGGCGGTGCCGTCCGGCACGGGCCGGCTGGCGAAGAAGGACTTCCTCAACCATTTCTACGGCTTCATCGCCGCCAAGCTCTGATCCCGGCGGCGCGCTTGCCGCGGCGGCACCGGATTGGCCATAAGGGGCCATGGCCAAACCCCAGAAGCTCTTCGCCTGCCAGAGCTGCGGCGCCGTCCACACGAAATGGGCGGGCAAGTGCGAGTCCTGCGGCGCGTGGAATTCCATCGCCGAGGAGACCGGCGGCGCGGCGGCGGCCCCCGGCAGTCCGCT
The genomic region above belongs to Rhodospirillales bacterium and contains:
- the alr gene encoding alanine racemase, with amino-acid sequence MLTVDLDAIAANWRALRDRGRAAGRPVDCAAVVKADAYGLGAAPVGRRLHAEGCRHFFVAHVDEGIALRAALPDAWICVLNGVPPGADVDLVEHELTPALNDLGDVSGWRSTAQRLGRPLDAVIHFDTGLNRLGLTAEEAALLANDRMRLRGLRLALLMSHLVSSEKPADPVNREQLARFRTFVERMPGAPASLANSSGILLGPDYHFDLLRPGAALYGINPAPGTANPMANVATLRARVIQLRQIDALSGVGYNHEWRAARPSRIAVVAAGYADGYMRTLTNRGEAAIDGAIVKVVGRISMDLIALDVTDLPESAVEPGVAVELIGAHQPPDLVGERARTNGYEILTSLGGRYHREYLGAVA
- a CDS encoding ABC transporter permease: MFAGRAVWNCVRPPIYHRQILRQMLEIGYYSLPVVGLTAIFTGMVLALQSYTGFARFSAESAIPNVVVVSLTRELGPVLAGLMVAGRVGAAMAAEIGTMRVTEQIDALTTLSTDPFKYLVAPRLIAAIVTLPILVMVADSIGILGGYVVGVYKLDFNSATYIRNTIDFLQFQDVFSGLVKAAVFGFLIALMGCYHGYHSKGGAQGVGAATTAAVVSASILILTFNYFITELFFARAP
- a CDS encoding ABC transporter ATP-binding protein, producing MTTTPTDPAAPAEPKISLRGVRKAFGAKKVLDGIDVDVPRGQSLVIIGGSGSGKSVLIKCVLGLIAPDAGSIKIDGMETVGISGGERTEVMRKFGMLFQGGALFDSLSVWENVAFGPIQSDGVAPAAAKEIALAKLAAVGLPPEVGELRPSELSGGMQKRVSLARAIAREPEIIFFDEPTTGLDPIMSDVINDLIVKCVRELGATTISITHDMHSARKIGDRIAMIYEGKLIWQGPVGDIDRSGNPYVEQFIHGSAEGPIKMAVRKG